A window from Cryobacterium sp. SO1 encodes these proteins:
- a CDS encoding D-alanine--D-alanine ligase family protein — protein MTEKLTVALLFGGRSSEHSISCATAGGVLAAIDRDRYAVIPVGITRDGAFVLEDDDPTKFTLSAAALPEVTDNGSRVLWPDSAASRELTVVDGSGRRSLGSVDLVFPILHGPYGEDGTVQGMLELVDLPFVGSGVLASALGMDKHFTKTVLQHSGLAVAPWHTVTADDWAETPDQAYAALTELGLPAFVKPARAGSSVGVSRVVSPDQLAEAMAVALAEDDKVLIEAGLVGRELEVAVLQGRPGDPAHASVAGEVVVTGRDFYDFAAKYLDAAGIELVCPANLAAADLAEMQRVAVRAFEAIDARGLARVDFFLTADGWVINEINTMPGFTPISMFPSCWLASGYTYPQLIDELIEVALARAAHKRRRTSAVVTE, from the coding sequence ATGACGGAGAAGCTCACGGTAGCGCTGCTGTTTGGGGGGCGTTCAAGCGAACATTCGATCAGCTGCGCCACAGCGGGCGGGGTACTCGCGGCAATTGACCGGGACCGTTACGCGGTCATCCCGGTCGGCATCACCCGCGACGGCGCCTTTGTGCTCGAGGACGACGACCCGACCAAGTTCACGCTGTCCGCAGCGGCCCTGCCCGAGGTCACCGACAACGGCAGCCGGGTGCTTTGGCCCGACAGCGCAGCGAGCCGCGAACTGACCGTCGTCGACGGCTCCGGCCGCCGCAGCCTCGGCTCGGTCGACCTGGTCTTCCCCATCCTGCACGGCCCGTACGGCGAAGACGGCACGGTGCAAGGGATGCTCGAACTGGTCGATCTGCCGTTCGTCGGCTCTGGTGTGCTGGCGTCCGCACTGGGGATGGACAAGCACTTCACCAAGACCGTCTTGCAGCACTCCGGGCTGGCCGTCGCGCCCTGGCACACCGTCACCGCGGACGACTGGGCCGAAACACCCGACCAGGCCTACGCGGCGCTGACAGAGCTCGGCCTGCCGGCGTTCGTGAAGCCGGCCAGGGCCGGTTCCAGCGTGGGCGTGAGCCGGGTCGTCAGCCCCGACCAGTTGGCCGAGGCGATGGCCGTGGCCCTGGCCGAGGACGACAAGGTGCTCATCGAGGCCGGACTGGTGGGCCGCGAACTCGAGGTCGCCGTTCTGCAGGGCCGCCCCGGCGATCCCGCGCACGCCTCGGTTGCGGGAGAGGTCGTGGTCACCGGGCGTGACTTCTACGACTTCGCCGCCAAGTACCTCGACGCTGCGGGAATCGAGCTGGTCTGCCCGGCGAACCTCGCCGCGGCCGACCTGGCTGAGATGCAGCGCGTCGCCGTGCGGGCGTTCGAGGCCATCGACGCCCGCGGCCTGGCCCGGGTGGACTTCTTCCTCACCGCCGATGGCTGGGTGATCAACGAGATCAACACCATGCCCGGCTTCACGCCAATCTCTATGTTCCCCAGCTGCTGGCTGGCCAGCGGCTACACCTACCCGCAGCTGATCGACGAACTCATCGAGGTGGCCCTGGCACGCGCGGCGCACAAGCGCCGCCGCACCTCGGCCGTCGTCACGGAATAA
- a CDS encoding NAD(P)H-dependent glycerol-3-phosphate dehydrogenase, with the protein MKPKVQPGTRVAVLGAGSWGTTFAKILTDGGADVVLWARRPELAREITEGRRNSDYLPGINLPVGLRATSSLDLALAGAEQVFVSVPSQSLRENLIQAEPFLAPGAIIVSLMKGVERSSGLRMSEIIEQVLPIDPSRIAAISGPNLALEIAKEQPTAAVVSSSSLETAHAVALLATTKYFRSYVNTDVIGTEFGGVLKNLIAVAIGIVDGVGYGENTKASIITRGLVEMTDFAVAYGAHPETLAGLAGLGDLIATCQSPLSRNNTAGRLLGQGYSYNDVIAQMQQTTEGLASVSPILELARAKGVDMPIVEQVRQVLAGTLKPRDIAPHLTTDSGAPQGERTIDDGEAHGSAAVWGAFKRTFDQLRHSGRGTRGN; encoded by the coding sequence TTGAAGCCTAAAGTCCAGCCAGGCACCCGAGTCGCCGTCCTCGGCGCGGGAAGCTGGGGCACCACGTTTGCCAAGATCCTCACCGACGGGGGAGCGGATGTCGTCCTTTGGGCCCGCCGCCCCGAGCTGGCCAGGGAGATCACCGAGGGACGCCGCAACAGCGACTACCTGCCAGGGATCAACCTTCCCGTGGGCCTCCGCGCCACGTCAAGCCTCGACCTGGCACTGGCCGGCGCCGAGCAGGTCTTCGTCTCGGTGCCGAGCCAGTCCCTGCGCGAGAACCTCATCCAGGCGGAGCCGTTCCTGGCTCCGGGCGCCATCATCGTGTCGCTGATGAAGGGCGTCGAACGCTCCTCCGGCTTGCGGATGAGCGAGATCATCGAGCAGGTCCTGCCGATCGACCCGTCCCGCATCGCCGCCATCTCCGGGCCCAACCTCGCCCTGGAGATCGCCAAGGAGCAGCCCACCGCCGCGGTGGTCTCCTCGTCGAGCCTGGAGACGGCGCACGCCGTTGCCCTGCTGGCCACGACCAAGTATTTCCGTTCCTACGTGAACACTGATGTCATCGGCACCGAGTTCGGCGGCGTCCTGAAGAACCTCATAGCCGTGGCGATCGGCATCGTCGACGGAGTCGGCTACGGCGAGAACACCAAGGCGTCCATCATCACCCGCGGCCTCGTGGAGATGACCGATTTCGCGGTGGCCTACGGCGCCCATCCGGAGACCCTGGCGGGCCTGGCGGGTCTCGGCGACCTGATCGCCACCTGCCAGTCACCGCTGTCCCGCAACAACACCGCCGGACGACTGCTCGGCCAGGGCTACAGCTACAACGACGTCATCGCCCAGATGCAGCAGACCACGGAAGGCTTGGCATCCGTGAGCCCGATCCTCGAGCTGGCGCGCGCCAAGGGTGTCGACATGCCCATCGTCGAACAGGTGCGACAGGTGCTGGCAGGTACGCTGAAGCCGCGGGATATCGCGCCGCACCTCACCACTGACTCCGGCGCACCGCAGGGTGAAAGGACCATTGATGACGGAGAAGCTCACGGTAGCGCTGCTGTTTGGGGGGCGTTCAAGCGAACATTCGATCAGCTGCGCCACAGCGGGCGGGGTACTCGCGGCAATTGA
- a CDS encoding 1-acyl-sn-glycerol-3-phosphate acyltransferase — translation MTTNRRVRSEKSTPSIFWLLAVLVVPPMNAVARYKITDGHKFPRQGAFVFSPNHYSEIDPIVMGMVSWKLGRLPRFLAKASLFKLPVAGWLLKKSGQIPVQRGGAVRGSEPVKAARRLVERGQMVVVYPEGSLTRDPELWPMRGKSGAVRIALEQGIPIVPAAHWGTQQLMERYSKKLHLFPRKTILVKIGDPIDLAEFRGRNPDTATLNEATAVVMDAITALLEDLRNETAPAKRWNPSEHDQKETGRFEA, via the coding sequence GTGACGACCAACCGCAGGGTCCGCTCCGAGAAGAGCACACCCTCGATCTTCTGGCTGCTGGCCGTGCTGGTGGTCCCGCCGATGAATGCGGTTGCCCGCTACAAGATCACCGACGGTCACAAGTTCCCGCGTCAGGGTGCGTTCGTCTTCTCGCCCAATCATTACAGCGAGATCGACCCGATCGTGATGGGCATGGTCAGCTGGAAGCTTGGTCGGCTGCCGAGGTTCCTGGCCAAGGCGTCGCTGTTCAAGCTGCCCGTCGCCGGCTGGCTGCTGAAGAAATCCGGTCAGATTCCGGTGCAGCGTGGCGGTGCGGTGCGCGGCAGTGAGCCCGTCAAGGCCGCCCGTCGCCTGGTCGAGCGCGGCCAGATGGTGGTGGTCTACCCGGAAGGGTCGCTCACCCGTGACCCGGAGCTGTGGCCGATGCGCGGCAAGAGCGGCGCCGTGCGCATCGCTCTGGAGCAGGGCATCCCCATCGTGCCCGCGGCGCACTGGGGCACCCAGCAGCTGATGGAGCGCTACTCCAAGAAGCTGCACCTGTTCCCGCGCAAGACCATCCTGGTGAAGATCGGCGACCCGATCGACCTGGCCGAGTTCCGCGGCCGCAACCCTGACACCGCCACGCTGAACGAGGCGACCGCCGTGGTGATGGATGCCATCACCGCCCTGCTCGAAGACCTGCGCAACGAGACCGCACCGGCCAAACGCTGGAACCCCTCTGAGCACGACCAGAAAGAGACCGGCCGTTTTGAAGCCTAA
- the murA gene encoding UDP-N-acetylglucosamine 1-carboxyvinyltransferase: MGLVGDKITIRGGRPLIGRIEVKGAKNLVTKAMVAALLGETPSILRDVPNISDVRIVRGLLEAHGVKVTEGDEPGSLMLDPVDVESAHYADIDAHAGSSRIPILFCGPLLHRLGEAFIPDLGGCRIGDRPIDYHLEVLRKFGAVVEKQPNGIRMSAPNGLKGTKVELPYPSVGATEQVLLTAVRAEGITELKNAAIEPEIMDLINILQKMGAIITVDTDRVIRIEGVDSLQGYQHRALFDRNEAASWAAAALATDGDIFVGGAKQAEMLTFLNVFRKVGGAFDIHDDGIRFYHPGGDLKPVIIETDVHPGFMTDWQQPLVIALTHAHGVSIVHETVYEQRFGFVDALVEMGATIQIHRECLGGHPCRFGQRNFNHSAVIAGPTKLVGADIEVPDLRGGFSHLIAALTAEGTSTVSNVGIISRGYENFITKLRLLGADFDLAG, from the coding sequence GTGGGCCTGGTAGGCGACAAGATCACCATCCGCGGCGGACGCCCGCTGATCGGCCGCATCGAGGTCAAGGGTGCCAAGAACCTGGTCACCAAGGCTATGGTCGCCGCCCTCCTCGGTGAGACGCCCAGTATCCTGCGCGACGTGCCCAACATCAGCGACGTGCGCATCGTGCGCGGCCTGCTCGAGGCGCACGGTGTCAAGGTGACCGAGGGCGACGAGCCCGGCAGCCTGATGCTCGACCCGGTGGATGTGGAGAGCGCGCACTACGCCGACATCGACGCCCACGCCGGCTCCTCCCGCATCCCGATCCTGTTCTGCGGCCCGCTGCTGCACCGCCTCGGCGAAGCCTTCATCCCCGACCTGGGCGGCTGCCGCATCGGCGACCGACCCATCGACTACCACCTCGAGGTTCTGCGCAAGTTCGGCGCCGTCGTCGAGAAGCAGCCCAACGGCATCCGCATGTCGGCGCCGAACGGCCTCAAGGGCACCAAGGTAGAGCTGCCCTACCCGAGCGTGGGCGCCACCGAGCAGGTTCTGCTCACCGCCGTGCGTGCCGAGGGCATCACCGAGCTCAAGAACGCGGCCATCGAGCCCGAGATCATGGATCTCATCAACATCCTGCAGAAGATGGGCGCCATCATCACGGTCGACACCGACCGCGTGATCCGCATCGAGGGTGTCGACAGCCTGCAGGGCTACCAGCACCGCGCCCTGTTCGATCGCAACGAGGCCGCCAGCTGGGCCGCGGCCGCGCTGGCCACCGACGGCGACATCTTCGTCGGCGGCGCCAAGCAGGCCGAGATGCTCACCTTCCTCAACGTTTTCCGCAAGGTCGGCGGCGCGTTCGACATCCACGACGACGGCATCCGGTTCTACCACCCGGGCGGCGACCTCAAGCCCGTCATCATCGAAACGGATGTTCACCCAGGCTTCATGACCGACTGGCAGCAGCCGCTCGTGATCGCGCTGACCCACGCCCACGGTGTGTCGATCGTGCACGAGACCGTCTACGAGCAGCGCTTCGGCTTCGTCGATGCTCTTGTGGAGATGGGCGCGACCATCCAGATCCACCGCGAATGCCTCGGCGGGCACCCGTGCCGCTTCGGCCAGCGCAACTTCAACCACTCCGCCGTCATCGCCGGGCCCACCAAGCTCGTCGGCGCCGACATCGAGGTCCCGGACCTGCGCGGTGGCTTCAGCCACCTGATCGCGGCCCTCACGGCCGAAGGCACCTCCACCGTGAGCAACGTGGGCATCATCAGCCGCGGGTACGAGAACTTCATCACCAAGCTGCGACTATTGGGAGCTGACTTCGATCTCGCAGGATAA
- the leuD gene encoding 3-isopropylmalate dehydratase small subunit encodes MQKFTTVTGVAVPMRRSNVDTDQIIPAVFLKRVTKTGFEDALFYGWRQDPEFILNRSAYQNPRVLVVGADFGTGSSREHAVWALRDFGFDVVLSPRFGDIFRGNAGKQGLLAGQISEADAETLWRVLEADPGIDLTVDLVACTASVGELTVSFEVDEYTRWRLLEGLDDIGLTLRDEARIAEFESHREPWRPRTLPARQVNL; translated from the coding sequence ATGCAGAAATTCACGACCGTCACCGGCGTCGCCGTCCCCATGCGCCGGTCCAACGTGGACACCGACCAGATCATCCCCGCGGTTTTCCTCAAACGGGTCACCAAGACCGGATTCGAAGACGCCCTCTTCTACGGATGGCGGCAGGATCCTGAGTTCATTCTCAACCGATCCGCGTACCAGAACCCCCGGGTCCTCGTGGTCGGCGCCGACTTCGGCACCGGATCCTCACGGGAACACGCCGTCTGGGCACTGCGCGATTTCGGCTTCGACGTCGTGCTCAGCCCCCGGTTCGGCGACATCTTCCGCGGCAACGCCGGCAAGCAAGGACTGCTCGCCGGCCAGATCAGCGAGGCCGACGCGGAGACCCTGTGGCGAGTTCTCGAAGCCGACCCCGGAATAGATTTGACCGTGGATCTGGTTGCCTGTACTGCCAGTGTCGGCGAGCTCACAGTCTCATTCGAGGTCGACGAATACACTAGATGGCGACTGCTGGAAGGGCTTGACGACATCGGCCTCACCCTGCGCGATGAAGCGCGCATCGCAGAATTCGAATCCCACCGGGAGCCCTGGCGCCCCCGCACACTCCCCGCAAGGCAGGTAAATTTGTGA
- the leuC gene encoding 3-isopropylmalate dehydratase large subunit codes for MTNAVNTDSPTSGIRPRTLAEKVWDKHLVAKGENGTPDLIYIDLHLVHEVTSPQAFDGLRLAGRPVRRPDLTIATEDHNTPTLAIDRPIADLTSRTQIDTLRKNCAEFGIRLHSLGDIEQGIVHVVGPQLGLTQPGITVVCGDSHTSTHGAFGAMALGIGTSEVEHVMATQTLPLTPFKTMAITVNGALRPGVTAKDIILAVIAKIGTGGGQGYVLEYRGSAIRALSMEGRMTICNMSIEAGARAGMVAPDATTYAYLEGRAHAPQGADWDAAVEYWDTLATDEGATFDAEVILDADTLEPFVTWGTNPGQGVSLSDTVPNPADIDDANERSAAERALEYMDLAAGTAMKDIRVDTVFLGSCTNSRVEDLRAAADIIKGKVIADGVRMLVVPGSARVRIEAEAEGLDKIFLAFGAEWRFAGCSMCLGMNPDQLAPGERCASTSNRNFEGRQGKGGRTHLVSPLVAAATAIRGTLSSPWDLVQDGTIPAGAVPADIVPADLTTAKL; via the coding sequence ATGACTAACGCAGTGAACACGGACTCACCCACGTCGGGGATCCGTCCCCGCACCCTGGCCGAGAAGGTCTGGGACAAGCACCTGGTGGCCAAGGGCGAGAACGGCACCCCTGACCTCATCTACATCGACCTGCACCTCGTGCACGAGGTCACCAGCCCGCAGGCCTTCGATGGTCTGCGCCTGGCCGGTCGCCCCGTACGCCGGCCGGACCTCACGATCGCGACCGAGGACCACAACACGCCGACCCTGGCGATCGACAGGCCCATAGCCGACCTGACCAGCCGCACCCAGATCGATACCCTGCGCAAGAACTGCGCCGAGTTCGGCATTCGCCTGCACTCGTTGGGCGACATCGAACAGGGCATCGTGCACGTGGTCGGCCCGCAGCTGGGCCTGACCCAGCCGGGCATCACCGTGGTCTGCGGCGACTCGCACACCTCCACCCACGGAGCCTTCGGCGCCATGGCGCTGGGCATCGGCACCAGCGAGGTGGAGCACGTCATGGCCACCCAGACGCTGCCGCTCACGCCGTTCAAGACCATGGCCATCACCGTGAACGGCGCCCTGCGCCCCGGCGTTACCGCCAAGGACATCATCCTGGCCGTTATCGCCAAGATCGGCACCGGCGGCGGCCAGGGCTACGTGCTCGAATACCGCGGCAGCGCCATCCGCGCCCTCTCCATGGAGGGTCGGATGACCATTTGCAACATGTCGATCGAGGCGGGCGCCCGCGCCGGCATGGTCGCTCCGGATGCCACCACCTACGCGTACCTCGAAGGCCGTGCGCACGCGCCACAGGGCGCCGACTGGGACGCCGCCGTCGAGTACTGGGACACCCTGGCCACCGATGAGGGCGCCACGTTCGACGCCGAGGTCATCCTCGACGCCGATACCCTCGAACCGTTCGTGACCTGGGGCACCAACCCCGGCCAGGGCGTCTCCCTCAGCGACACCGTGCCCAACCCCGCCGACATCGACGACGCCAACGAGCGCAGCGCAGCCGAACGGGCCCTGGAATACATGGACCTGGCCGCCGGCACCGCGATGAAGGACATCCGCGTCGACACCGTATTCCTCGGCTCCTGCACCAACAGCCGGGTCGAAGACCTGCGTGCCGCAGCCGACATCATCAAGGGCAAGGTCATCGCCGACGGCGTCCGGATGCTCGTGGTGCCCGGCTCCGCCCGCGTGCGGATCGAAGCCGAGGCCGAGGGCCTCGACAAGATCTTCCTCGCCTTCGGCGCCGAGTGGCGCTTCGCCGGCTGCTCGATGTGCCTGGGCATGAACCCCGACCAGCTCGCCCCGGGGGAACGCTGCGCCTCCACCAGCAACCGCAACTTCGAGGGACGGCAGGGCAAGGGCGGACGCACCCACCTGGTCTCCCCGCTCGTGGCCGCAGCCACGGCCATTCGCGGCACCCTGTCCAGCCCCTGGGACCTCGTGCAGGACGGCACCATCCCGGCCGGCGCTGTGCCCGCCGACATCGTGCCCGCCGATCTCACGACCGCGAAGCTGTAG
- a CDS encoding MFS transporter, producing the protein MTTVAAGQKTGRVLVVILLAQFIIVVDSTFMNVSLSTLVAEFDTTVTGIQNAITLYTLVMAAFMIAGAKVGDIIGRKRAFVIGLSVYSVGTTITALSPTLGIFILGWSILEGLGAAMMLPAMMSLIVSNFVAGPARAKAYAGFAAIAGIAAGIGPIIGGLFTSYLSWRLAFASELLVALYIFTQLKIIKDAPFLGRKPRFDWTGFILSSAGLITVVLGIVMASAYGLFVSRVDVEVFGQVVLTAGQISPTVILVSIGLLVLIVFILVERSRDRHHHDTLLDLSLFSIRAVSSGTSVQLLQYLVLTGAIFALSLYVQMELNYSAIQSGLTLLPLSLAVLLSAGVSGRVFSRRFAPRSVILAGFGIIVLGAAAMGLLARDATSGTQFILGLALVGFGAGTIASQNQNLIMSSVKPQRSNETSGVINTAQNIGASLGTSLAGALILSVFVLTATSLIDDSPAFTASEQSQLDTAVTEKAQIISDAQLSTAISEYPAEQQDAMIAINADARQTALTVVYAGLALAGLLGFGAALRLPRTPPLASTATRAEV; encoded by the coding sequence ATGACGACGGTGGCCGCTGGGCAGAAGACAGGCAGGGTGCTGGTGGTGATCCTGCTGGCCCAGTTCATCATCGTCGTCGACTCGACCTTCATGAACGTGTCGCTGTCCACCCTGGTGGCGGAATTCGACACCACGGTCACCGGCATCCAGAACGCCATCACGCTGTACACCCTGGTGATGGCGGCGTTCATGATCGCCGGCGCCAAGGTGGGCGACATCATCGGCCGCAAACGCGCCTTCGTGATCGGCCTCAGCGTCTACTCCGTCGGCACCACCATCACCGCCCTCTCCCCCACCCTGGGCATCTTCATCCTGGGCTGGTCGATCCTCGAAGGCCTCGGCGCGGCGATGATGCTCCCCGCCATGATGTCGCTGATCGTGTCGAACTTCGTTGCCGGTCCCGCCCGCGCGAAGGCCTATGCCGGTTTCGCCGCCATCGCGGGCATCGCGGCGGGGATCGGGCCGATCATCGGCGGCCTCTTCACGTCGTACCTGTCCTGGCGACTGGCCTTCGCCAGCGAACTCCTCGTGGCGCTTTATATCTTCACCCAGCTGAAGATCATCAAGGATGCGCCGTTCCTCGGCAGGAAACCGCGATTCGACTGGACTGGATTCATCCTCAGCTCCGCCGGACTCATCACCGTGGTCCTAGGCATCGTGATGGCCTCGGCGTACGGCCTGTTCGTCAGCCGGGTCGACGTGGAGGTGTTCGGTCAGGTTGTGCTCACAGCAGGCCAGATCTCCCCCACCGTGATCCTCGTGTCGATCGGACTGCTCGTCCTGATCGTCTTCATCCTGGTGGAGCGGAGCCGGGACCGGCACCACCACGACACCCTTCTCGACCTGAGTCTCTTCAGCATCCGCGCCGTCTCATCCGGAACATCCGTGCAGCTGCTGCAGTACCTCGTGCTGACCGGCGCGATCTTCGCATTGTCTCTCTACGTGCAGATGGAGTTGAATTACTCGGCCATTCAGAGTGGGCTCACCCTGCTGCCGCTGTCCCTGGCCGTGCTCCTCTCGGCCGGGGTCAGCGGGCGGGTTTTCAGTCGCCGGTTCGCCCCGCGCTCGGTTATTCTCGCCGGCTTCGGCATCATCGTGCTGGGGGCCGCGGCGATGGGGCTGCTGGCCAGGGATGCGACCAGCGGCACCCAGTTCATCCTGGGACTGGCGCTGGTCGGCTTCGGTGCGGGCACCATAGCCTCCCAGAACCAGAACCTCATCATGTCGTCGGTGAAACCGCAACGGTCCAATGAGACGTCTGGGGTGATCAACACCGCGCAGAACATCGGGGCGTCGCTCGGAACGTCGCTGGCCGGGGCACTGATCCTGTCGGTGTTCGTGCTGACTGCCACGAGCCTGATCGACGACAGTCCGGCGTTCACTGCGTCGGAGCAATCACAACTGGACACGGCGGTCACCGAGAAGGCGCAGATCATCAGCGACGCCCAGCTCAGCACCGCGATCTCGGAGTACCCGGCCGAGCAGCAGGACGCGATGATCGCCATCAATGCCGATGCCAGGCAGACCGCGCTGACGGTGGTTTATGCCGGACTGGCGTTGGCCGGTCTCCTCGGTTTCGGCGCGGCCCTGCGGCTGCCCAGAACCCCGCCGCTGGCGAGCACCGCGACACGGGCCGAGGTGTAG
- a CDS encoding FHA domain-containing protein, whose protein sequence is MDKPGFIVPPPGMFPSSDESDEVTARVPHADPLVSVSLVIVPPVRDAPAPAATPAGDAAPPTGPSPAVLAIPAFVPTKLGTTPVPPRPFVSAAPVSVAPLGAAPVSVAPVSAVHGNAAPAQTVTGWQLRLADGQRMPVTGSLVFGRDPSPVTRRPSTMVSVVDPARSVSKSHALVELSFDDDLSVTDLHSTNGVSLIGADGSRVELEPGIRTPLPADTRLMLGEFAVEVTRA, encoded by the coding sequence GTGGATAAGCCGGGTTTCATCGTTCCCCCACCGGGGATGTTCCCGTCCAGCGACGAGAGTGACGAGGTGACGGCACGAGTTCCCCACGCCGACCCGCTCGTCAGTGTTTCGCTCGTCATCGTCCCGCCCGTGCGCGACGCCCCGGCTCCGGCGGCGACACCGGCGGGGGACGCGGCGCCGCCGACGGGTCCGTCGCCGGCGGTCCTGGCCATCCCTGCGTTCGTGCCCACCAAGCTGGGCACCACGCCGGTGCCGCCGCGCCCGTTCGTCAGCGCCGCCCCCGTCAGTGTCGCCCCCCTCGGCGCCGCGCCCGTCAGTGTCGCGCCCGTCAGCGCAGTACACGGCAATGCTGCGCCGGCTCAGACCGTGACCGGCTGGCAGCTGCGACTGGCCGACGGCCAACGGATGCCGGTGACCGGATCGCTCGTCTTCGGCCGCGACCCCTCGCCGGTGACCCGGCGGCCCTCCACCATGGTCAGCGTCGTCGACCCTGCCCGGTCGGTCTCCAAGTCACACGCCCTCGTGGAGCTTTCCTTCGACGACGACCTTTCGGTCACCGATCTGCACTCCACCAATGGCGTGAGCCTCATCGGCGCCGACGGGAGCAGGGTGGAACTCGAACCCGGCATCCGCACCCCGCTCCCGGCCGACACCCGACTGATGCTCGGCGAATTCGCCGTCGAGGTCACCCGGGCCTGA